The following coding sequences are from one Plectropomus leopardus isolate mb chromosome 10, YSFRI_Pleo_2.0, whole genome shotgun sequence window:
- the tent5c gene encoding terminal nucleotidyltransferase 5C → MDNREELKNCSVSVLTWEQVSRLDEVLTEVVPVHGRGNFPTLEVRLKDIVARVRSRLELSGIRVKDIRLNGSTASHVLVQDIGWSYKDLDVIFRVDLPHEAEFRLIKDVVLGTLLDFLPEGVNKEKITPMTLKEAYVQKLVKVNTEQDRWSLISLSNNNGRNVELKFVDSIRRQFEFSVDSFQIVLDSMLAFYELAQTPMSQAFHPTVSGESVYGDFGMALSHLRNKLIATKRPEEIRGGGLLKYCNLLVRDFRPASEEEFKGLERYMCSRFFIDFPDIGEQQRKVEAYLQSHFIGEEKSKYDYLMILRRVVNESTVCLMGHERRQTLHLISLMAFRVLAEQNAIPDASCVTCYYQPAPYVRDHNFSNYYVANQNIPTWLPCN, encoded by the coding sequence ATGGATAACAGGGAGGAATTGAAGAATTGTTCCGTCAGCGTCCTGACCTGGGAGCAGGTGAGCCGGCTGGATGAAGTTCTCACGGAGGTCGTACCTGTTCACGGGCGGGGGAACTTCCCCACCTTAGAGGTGCGGCTTAAAGACATTGTGGCCCGGGTGCGCTCCCGCCTGGAGCTGAGCGGCATCAGAGTAAAGGACATACGGCTCAACGGCTCCACGGCCAGCCACGTGCTGGTGCAGGATATCGGCTGGAGCTACAAGGACCTGGACGTCATCTTCAGGGTGGACCTCCCGCACGAGGCTGAGTTCAGGCTCATTAAGGACGTGGTGCTGGGTACCTTGCTGGATTTTCTGCCCGAGGGTGTGAACAAAGAGAAAATTACACCCATGACTCTCAAAGAGGCTTATGTCCAGAAGCTGGTGAAGGTCAACACAGAGCAAGACCGCTGGAGCCTCATCTCCCTCTCCAACAACAACGGCCGCAACGTGGAACTCAAGTTTGTGGACTCAATACGCCGGCAGTTTGAGTTCAGTGTGGACTCCTTTCAGATTGTACTGGACTCCATGCTCGCCTTCTACGAGCTCGCACAGACGCCCATGTCACAGGCCTTTCACCCCACTGTGAGTGGGGAGAGCGTGTACGGGGACTTTGGCATGGCACTGAGCCACCTGCGGAACAAGCTCATCGCCACCAAGCGGCCCGAGGAGATCCGAGGCGGCGGCCTGCTCAAATACTGCAACCTGCTGGTGCGGGACTTTCGGCCCGCCAGCGAGGAGGAGTTCAAGGGCCTGGAGCGGTACATGTGTTCCCGCTTCTTCATTGACTTCCCCGACATCGGTGAGCAGCAGCGCAAGGTGGAGGCCTACCTCCAGAGCCACTTCATAGGCGAGGAGAAGAGCAAGTACGACTACCTCATGATCCTGCGGCGAGTGGTCAACGAGAGCACGGTGTGCCTCATGGGCCACGAGCGGCGGCAGACTCTCCACCTCATCTCGCTGATGGCCTTCCGTGTGCTGGCGGAGCAGAACGCCATCCCCGATGCATCCTGCGTCACCTGCTACTATCAGCCGGCGCCTTATGTCCGAGACCACAACTTCAGCAACTACTATGTCGCCAACCAGAACATTCCAACATGGCTGCCGTGCAACTGA